In one window of Paracoccus saliphilus DNA:
- a CDS encoding ABC transporter substrate-binding protein, translating into MYMKSVLAASTAVMFAAPALAEPTAEVLHWWTSGSEAKSIAVLQEEFKENGGTWTDMPVAGGGGDAAMTALRARVLAGNAPSAVQLKGPAIQEWYEETGLADISAVAEENGWADVLPAQIADHMKCEGQWCAAPVNVHRVNWIWGNKQILDENGIEMPSTWEEFNAAADKLQEAGITPLAHGGQAWQDATVFETVVLGLGGPEFYKAALVDLDQEALKSDTMKEVFDEMRVLRGYVDDNFSGRDWNLATAMVMNGEAAFQIMGDWAKGEFLAAGKQPGTDFVCAPTPGEGFLYNVDSFAFFNVDGDDKQQGQALLAELIMGPNFQKVFNMNKGSIPARTDVPLDDFDDCAKASNEDMQADSEDGSLLPSFAHGMALRGAQAGAITDVVTAHFNSEMSSEDAVQQLADAVAASM; encoded by the coding sequence ATGTATATGAAATCCGTTCTGGCGGCCTCGACCGCCGTGATGTTTGCTGCGCCCGCACTGGCGGAACCCACAGCCGAGGTCCTGCATTGGTGGACTTCCGGCAGCGAGGCAAAATCGATTGCGGTGCTGCAGGAAGAGTTCAAGGAAAATGGCGGCACCTGGACCGACATGCCGGTTGCCGGCGGTGGCGGCGACGCCGCGATGACGGCATTGCGAGCCCGGGTTCTCGCCGGAAACGCGCCGTCGGCGGTGCAGTTGAAAGGTCCCGCGATACAGGAATGGTACGAGGAAACCGGCCTGGCCGATATCTCTGCCGTGGCAGAAGAGAATGGCTGGGCCGATGTGCTGCCCGCGCAGATCGCCGATCACATGAAATGCGAGGGCCAGTGGTGTGCTGCGCCGGTCAACGTCCATCGCGTCAACTGGATCTGGGGCAACAAGCAAATCCTCGACGAGAACGGCATCGAAATGCCGTCCACCTGGGAAGAATTCAACGCGGCCGCTGACAAGCTCCAAGAGGCTGGCATCACGCCTCTGGCCCATGGCGGGCAGGCCTGGCAGGATGCGACGGTGTTCGAAACCGTCGTGCTGGGCCTTGGCGGACCGGAATTCTACAAGGCCGCGCTGGTCGACCTGGACCAAGAGGCGCTGAAATCCGATACCATGAAAGAGGTCTTCGACGAGATGCGCGTGCTGCGCGGATATGTCGATGACAATTTCTCGGGCCGCGACTGGAACCTGGCAACCGCGATGGTCATGAACGGCGAAGCCGCCTTCCAGATCATGGGCGATTGGGCCAAGGGCGAATTCCTGGCGGCCGGAAAGCAGCCGGGAACCGATTTCGTCTGTGCGCCGACTCCGGGTGAAGGGTTCCTCTACAATGTCGACAGCTTCGCCTTCTTCAATGTCGATGGCGATGACAAGCAGCAGGGGCAAGCGCTGTTGGCCGAGCTGATCATGGGGCCGAACTTCCAGAAGGTGTTCAACATGAACAAGGGTTCGATCCCGGCCCGCACCGATGTGCCGCTGGACGATTTCGACGATTGCGCCAAGGCCTCGAACGAGGACATGCAGGCCGATTCAGAGGATGGTTCGCTGCTGCCGTCCTTCGCCCATGGCATGGCGCTGCGCGGAGCACAGGCAGGGGCGATCACCGACGTCGTCACCGCGCATTTCAACAGCGAGATGAGCTCGGAAGACGCAGTGCAGCAATTGGCTGACGCCGTCGCCGCATCGATGTGA
- a CDS encoding VOC family protein yields MTGKSINHVALTVRDLPGMAAFYETALGLTPLGGDGETRRLGAGEEMLLELRADPAATTRDPRQAGLFHTAFLLPERADLGRWLRHAVQSGLRLTGASDHGVSEAIYLDDPEGNGIEIYRDRPESEWKRDGDRVEMFTMRLDLNELSASGSGEWRGAPSGSRVGHVHLQVGELAPADEFFRETMGLTQSFEGPGGAWYGWNGYHHHLAGNVWNSRGAGPRDPKMTGLAELVVNDPDRAGETVTDPWGTLFRMA; encoded by the coding sequence ATGACCGGAAAATCCATAAATCACGTTGCCTTGACGGTGCGGGACCTGCCCGGCATGGCGGCTTTCTACGAGACGGCACTGGGCCTAACCCCGCTTGGCGGCGACGGCGAGACCCGCCGCCTCGGCGCGGGCGAGGAGATGCTGCTGGAACTGCGCGCAGACCCCGCCGCCACAACACGCGATCCGCGCCAGGCAGGACTGTTCCATACCGCTTTCCTGCTGCCCGAACGGGCCGATCTGGGCCGCTGGCTGCGCCATGCCGTCCAGAGCGGGCTGCGGCTGACCGGGGCCTCGGATCACGGTGTCAGCGAAGCGATTTATCTTGACGATCCAGAGGGTAACGGGATCGAGATATATCGGGATCGCCCCGAATCCGAATGGAAGCGCGATGGCGACCGGGTCGAGATGTTCACCATGCGACTGGACCTGAACGAGCTAAGCGCCTCGGGCAGCGGAGAGTGGCGTGGCGCGCCCTCGGGCAGCCGTGTCGGTCATGTGCATCTGCAGGTGGGCGAGCTCGCTCCGGCGGATGAATTTTTTCGCGAAACCATGGGCTTGACCCAAAGCTTCGAAGGACCGGGAGGGGCGTGGTACGGCTGGAACGGCTATCACCACCACCTTGCGGGCAATGTCTGGAACAGCCGGGGCGCGGGACCGCGCGACCCGAAGATGACCGGGCTGGCCGAGTTGGTGGTGAACGATCCCGACCGGGCGGGCGAGACCGTCACCGACCCCTGGGGCACGCTGTTCAGGATGGCCTGA
- a CDS encoding ABC transporter ATP-binding protein → MPILDIEHLQKSYGDTKILHDINISIDEGDFLVLVGPSGCGKSTLLNCIAGLEPISSGTVRIGGRDVTGVTPKDRDIAMVFQSYALYPTMSVARNITFGMQVRGVDKATQQEKLAEVARQLQIEPLLNRKPGQLSGGQRQRVAMGRALVRDPKLFLFDEPLSNLDAKLRVSMRTEIKKLHQDLNASIVYVTHDQIEAMTLATKIIVMKGGVIQQIGTPAEIYSRPANMFVADFMGSPAMNLIPARAHSEGSSTRIEIERDGTSPLIFIDPTARDLPAEIVLGVRPEDIHEATGATHLPGSAENAGGEVFIEVVEPAGADTFAVTNLGGKPVTARLRAETAVQPKEMFPLAFDLSKLSYFSPEDGSRLN, encoded by the coding sequence ATGCCGATCCTGGACATCGAACATCTTCAGAAATCCTATGGCGACACGAAGATCCTGCATGACATCAATATCAGTATCGACGAAGGCGACTTCCTCGTTCTGGTTGGCCCGTCGGGCTGCGGGAAATCAACGCTTCTCAACTGCATCGCAGGGCTCGAGCCGATCAGCAGCGGCACGGTCCGCATCGGCGGACGCGACGTCACCGGGGTCACGCCCAAGGACCGCGACATCGCCATGGTGTTCCAGTCATATGCGCTTTACCCGACCATGAGCGTGGCGCGCAACATCACCTTCGGCATGCAGGTGCGCGGAGTGGACAAGGCAACGCAGCAGGAAAAACTGGCCGAGGTGGCCCGGCAGTTGCAGATCGAGCCATTGCTGAACCGCAAGCCGGGTCAGCTGTCGGGCGGCCAACGCCAACGTGTCGCCATGGGGCGAGCTTTGGTGCGCGACCCCAAGCTGTTCCTGTTCGACGAACCGCTGTCCAACCTGGATGCCAAGCTGCGGGTTTCGATGCGCACCGAGATCAAGAAACTGCATCAGGACCTGAACGCGTCGATCGTCTACGTGACCCATGATCAGATCGAGGCAATGACCCTGGCCACCAAGATCATCGTGATGAAAGGCGGGGTGATCCAGCAGATCGGCACGCCGGCGGAAATCTATAGCCGTCCGGCAAACATGTTCGTGGCCGATTTCATGGGCAGCCCGGCGATGAACCTGATCCCTGCCCGCGCGCATAGCGAAGGCAGTTCGACCCGGATCGAGATCGAGCGCGATGGCACCTCACCGCTGATCTTCATCGACCCCACGGCCCGCGATCTTCCCGCCGAGATCGTGCTGGGCGTTCGCCCCGAGGACATCCACGAAGCCACTGGTGCGACGCATCTGCCCGGCAGCGCCGAAAATGCGGGCGGTGAGGTCTTCATCGAGGTGGTCGAGCCGGCAGGCGCCGACACATTCGCCGTGACAAATCTGGGCGGCAAGCCCGTTACGGCGCGCCTGCGTGCCGAAACCGCGGTACAGCCCAAGGAAATGTTCCCGCTAGCGTTCGATCTTTCGAAACTGTCCTATTTTTCACCCGAAGACGGTAGCCGGCTGAATTGA
- a CDS encoding response regulator transcription factor: MSLHKLLVVEDDTEMAAMMAEYLQRHGFHVTRASGRAEAIEALTAGRVDLILLDVSLGEDSGVDFCADIRATQEVPIIMVSALSADHQRMAGYEVGADDYIAKPFNPELLLARVRAVLRRAHRASSLNHRRRDTMHRFAGWCYDARGDAVTAPGGWQVALSARETALLRVFLANPLIPLTREEIAEALDAEEAAEGRAIDMLVNRLRHKIDAALIRTERGIGYVFTAEVIRSDA; this comes from the coding sequence ATGAGCCTGCATAAGCTGCTGGTTGTCGAGGACGACACCGAAATGGCCGCGATGATGGCCGAGTACCTGCAGCGGCATGGATTCCACGTCACCCGCGCAAGCGGGCGAGCAGAGGCGATCGAGGCCCTGACGGCAGGTCGCGTCGATCTGATCCTTCTGGATGTTTCGCTTGGCGAGGACAGTGGCGTGGATTTCTGCGCCGATATCCGTGCAACGCAAGAGGTCCCGATCATCATGGTCTCGGCATTGTCCGCGGATCATCAGCGCATGGCGGGGTACGAGGTCGGGGCCGACGACTATATCGCCAAGCCCTTCAATCCCGAGCTTTTGCTGGCGAGGGTTCGGGCCGTTCTTCGCCGTGCGCATCGTGCGTCCAGCCTGAACCATCGTCGTCGGGATACCATGCATCGTTTTGCGGGTTGGTGCTACGATGCGCGCGGCGATGCCGTCACGGCGCCCGGTGGTTGGCAAGTCGCACTGTCCGCGCGTGAAACGGCCTTGTTGAGGGTGTTTCTCGCCAACCCCCTGATCCCACTGACACGCGAGGAGATTGCCGAGGCACTGGACGCCGAAGAGGCAGCGGAGGGACGTGCGATCGACATGCTGGTCAACCGGTTGCGGCACAAGATCGACGCGGCGCTGATCCGGACCGAGCGCGGCATCGGCTATGTTTTCACCGCCGAGGTCATACGTAGCGATGCCTAG
- a CDS encoding LysR family transcriptional regulator has protein sequence MGWSINDIETFLAVLDAGSISGAAARADLSKSVVSKRISDFEASLGVPLFTRHAGRIAPTDNAFALAERLRPALAELVAATESVAGPEVELRGRLAIAAPMSFGIRHLGPVIAGFARAHPGLEIVLEYDDQLTDLGRSGFDIGLRIGHLKDSTLMARRLCEDPRALVASPDYLAMHGPLSDPADLPRHEVIGYLNARLGEIWPFGPEIPLPRSGRIAANNGEAMRDLAIGGLGLALLPLFIAHDALREGRLIRVLPELPQHPLPISVVWPPVKPMPRKVRLFIDHLANAFSEMPPWQGGL, from the coding sequence ATGGGCTGGTCGATCAATGATATCGAGACATTTCTGGCGGTTCTGGATGCGGGCAGTATTTCGGGAGCGGCAGCGCGTGCCGATCTGTCGAAATCCGTCGTCAGCAAGCGGATCAGCGATTTCGAGGCGTCCCTGGGCGTGCCGCTGTTCACGCGCCATGCCGGGCGGATCGCGCCGACCGACAACGCCTTTGCACTTGCCGAGCGATTGCGCCCCGCGCTGGCCGAGCTGGTTGCCGCGACCGAGAGCGTCGCCGGGCCAGAGGTCGAATTACGTGGACGGCTGGCCATCGCCGCGCCGATGAGTTTCGGTATTCGCCATCTTGGGCCGGTGATCGCGGGATTCGCGCGCGCCCATCCGGGGCTCGAGATCGTGCTGGAATATGACGATCAACTGACTGATTTGGGGCGATCGGGTTTCGATATCGGCTTGCGGATCGGTCATCTGAAGGACAGCACATTGATGGCCCGCCGCCTCTGCGAGGATCCGCGCGCATTGGTCGCCAGCCCCGATTACCTGGCGATGCACGGCCCGCTCAGCGACCCCGCAGACCTGCCCCGGCACGAGGTCATCGGCTATCTGAATGCGCGGCTTGGCGAGATATGGCCCTTCGGCCCCGAGATTCCCCTGCCGCGTTCGGGCAGGATTGCGGCGAATAATGGCGAGGCGATGCGGGACCTGGCCATTGGCGGGCTTGGATTGGCGCTTTTGCCGCTGTTCATCGCGCATGATGCATTGCGCGAGGGGCGGCTGATCCGTGTGCTGCCCGAACTACCTCAGCACCCGCTGCCGATCAGCGTCGTCTGGCCGCCGGTCAAGCCGATGCCGCGCAAGGTCAGGTTGTTCATCGACCATCTCGCCAACGCCTTTTCAGAGATGCCGCCCTGGCAGGGCGGACTGTGA
- the lipB gene encoding lipoyl(octanoyl) transferase LipB: MVEWIISSGQTGYEEAVAFMEARVAAIHAGTADEAIWLVEHPPLYTAGTSAKPADLLQARFPVFETGRGGQYTYHGPGQRIVYVMLDLNRRGRDVRRFVARLEAWVIAALAEFGVTGEVRDGRVGVWVSRPEKPPLPDGAPSEDKIAAIGVKLRRWVSFHGIAINVEPDLSHYDGIVPCGISGYGITSLVDLGLPVTMADLDTTLQRTFPAEFD, encoded by the coding sequence ATGGTGGAATGGATCATCAGCAGCGGCCAGACCGGCTATGAAGAGGCGGTAGCGTTCATGGAGGCGCGCGTCGCCGCAATCCATGCGGGAACGGCGGATGAGGCGATATGGCTGGTCGAGCATCCGCCTCTCTACACCGCCGGGACCAGCGCCAAGCCCGCCGATCTGCTGCAAGCGCGCTTTCCGGTCTTCGAGACCGGCCGGGGCGGGCAATACACCTATCACGGTCCGGGGCAGCGCATCGTTTACGTCATGCTGGATCTGAACCGCCGAGGCCGCGATGTCCGGCGCTTTGTGGCACGGCTCGAGGCATGGGTAATCGCGGCGCTCGCCGAATTCGGCGTGACTGGCGAGGTCAGGGACGGCCGGGTCGGTGTCTGGGTCTCGCGGCCCGAAAAGCCGCCACTGCCCGATGGAGCCCCATCGGAAGACAAGATCGCTGCGATCGGGGTCAAACTGCGTCGTTGGGTCAGTTTCCACGGCATCGCGATCAATGTCGAACCCGACCTGTCGCATTATGACGGCATCGTGCCTTGCGGGATCAGCGGGTATGGCATCACCAGCCTTGTCGACCTGGGGTTGCCGGTCACGATGGCGGATCTGGATACCACACTGCAAAGGACGTTTCCGGCAGAGTTCGATTGA
- a CDS encoding histone deacetylase family protein, giving the protein MTALPCFYAPETEAHDPRFWMLRGVPTANKELPERARRLLAGLSKLGLATVNPPETDRKAMRAIHTPEYLDFLEHCWEEWQSFPDAGAEVVANLHPQKATQTYPRGIVGRAGWHMADTACPVGRDTYRAALRGADTTLAAAETVMNGQRAAYALCRPAGHHADADTAAGHCFLNNSAIAAQALLARHERVAILDIDVHHGNGTQEIFYERPDVLTVSIHASPEAFYPFYVGYAHETGRGAGEGFNLNLPLPQGQGDEDWLAAIATALERIGEFDPGALVLALGLDAHENDPLKGLSVTTGCFGRAAALIAGAGLPTVMVQEGGYLSDDLTHNIHAFLGGWMDAA; this is encoded by the coding sequence ATGACCGCCCTGCCTTGCTTTTACGCCCCCGAGACCGAGGCCCATGATCCGCGTTTCTGGATGCTGCGCGGCGTGCCCACCGCGAACAAGGAATTGCCCGAACGCGCCCGCCGCCTGCTGGCCGGGCTGTCCAAACTGGGGCTGGCGACCGTGAACCCGCCCGAAACCGACCGCAAGGCGATGCGGGCGATCCACACGCCGGAATACCTGGATTTCCTGGAACATTGCTGGGAAGAATGGCAGTCCTTCCCCGATGCGGGGGCCGAGGTAGTCGCCAACCTGCATCCGCAAAAGGCGACGCAAACCTATCCCCGGGGCATTGTCGGCCGCGCGGGATGGCATATGGCCGACACCGCCTGCCCGGTCGGGCGCGATACCTACAGGGCGGCGCTGCGCGGGGCCGATACGACCCTGGCGGCGGCGGAAACGGTCATGAACGGCCAAAGGGCGGCCTATGCGCTTTGCCGGCCGGCGGGGCATCACGCCGATGCGGATACCGCGGCAGGGCATTGTTTCCTCAACAATTCCGCCATCGCGGCGCAGGCCCTGCTCGCGCGTCACGAACGTGTCGCGATCCTGGATATCGACGTGCATCACGGCAATGGCACGCAAGAGATTTTCTATGAACGCCCTGACGTGCTGACCGTCTCCATCCATGCCTCGCCCGAGGCCTTCTACCCTTTCTATGTCGGTTATGCGCATGAGACCGGGCGCGGCGCGGGCGAAGGCTTCAACCTGAACCTGCCTTTGCCGCAGGGGCAGGGGGACGAGGACTGGCTGGCCGCCATCGCCACCGCGCTGGAGAGGATCGGGGAATTCGACCCCGGCGCGCTGGTGCTGGCCCTGGGGCTGGACGCGCATGAGAACGACCCGCTGAAGGGCCTGTCGGTGACGACCGGATGCTTCGGGCGCGCGGCGGCGCTGATCGCCGGGGCGGGCCTGCCCACCGTGATGGTGCAGGAGGGGGGCTATCTCTCGGATGATTTGACCCACAACATCCATGCCTTCCTGGGCGGCTGGATGGATGCCGCCTGA
- a CDS encoding MliC family protein: protein MKTFLASAALSLIALPLSAEPMLSIPLPLTGESSVIPVEYSCGEGEALQVKYVNAGENRLAILPVEGTSRVFVNVISASGARYVAGKYEWWSKGDTASFTDLTEDGSRQECQSAG from the coding sequence ATGAAGACATTTCTTGCCAGCGCGGCGCTCTCGCTGATCGCATTACCGCTATCTGCAGAACCCATGCTGTCGATCCCGCTGCCGCTGACCGGGGAAAGCAGCGTCATCCCGGTGGAATATAGCTGCGGCGAAGGGGAAGCCCTCCAGGTGAAATATGTGAATGCGGGGGAGAACCGGCTGGCGATCCTGCCCGTCGAGGGGACCAGTCGGGTCTTCGTGAACGTGATCTCGGCATCCGGTGCGCGTTACGTTGCAGGGAAATACGAATGGTGGAGCAAGGGCGACACGGCCAGCTTCACCGATCTGACGGAGGATGGAAGCAGGCAGGAATGCCAGTCTGCGGGTTAG
- a CDS encoding carbohydrate ABC transporter permease, translated as MTTEKILRWGLFAVLLLFALFYLMPLFVMLTTSLKSLEEIRTGGLLSLPRQLTFQPWIEAWSSACAGTQCEGLRPFFWNSILMAVPAVLISTMVGAINGYVFAQWRFPGANLFFAAILFGCFIPFQVVLMPMARMLGLMGLAGTIPGLIFVHVIYGIGFTTLFFRNYYVTIPQELMRAAKVDGAGFFRIFFSIFLPLSLPIITVSVIWQFTQIWNDFLFGVSFSGAGSQPVTVALNNIVNSTTGVKAYNVDMAAAIIAALPTLFVYVVAGKYFIRGLTAGSVKG; from the coding sequence GTGACCACTGAAAAGATCCTGCGTTGGGGCCTCTTTGCGGTCCTGCTCCTGTTCGCCCTGTTCTACTTGATGCCGCTTTTCGTGATGCTGACCACATCGCTGAAAAGTCTCGAGGAAATTCGCACCGGCGGGCTTCTGTCCCTGCCCCGTCAACTCACCTTCCAACCGTGGATCGAGGCATGGTCATCGGCCTGCGCCGGAACGCAATGCGAGGGGCTGCGGCCATTCTTCTGGAACAGTATCCTGATGGCAGTGCCGGCGGTCCTGATCTCGACGATGGTCGGAGCGATCAACGGTTATGTCTTCGCGCAATGGCGGTTTCCCGGCGCCAACCTGTTTTTTGCCGCGATCCTCTTCGGCTGCTTTATCCCCTTCCAGGTCGTGCTGATGCCGATGGCGCGCATGCTCGGCCTGATGGGATTGGCAGGAACCATACCGGGGTTGATCTTTGTCCACGTGATCTACGGGATCGGGTTCACCACGCTGTTCTTCCGCAACTACTATGTCACCATCCCGCAGGAACTGATGCGTGCGGCCAAGGTCGACGGGGCAGGATTCTTCCGTATCTTCTTTTCAATCTTTCTGCCGCTGTCTTTGCCGATCATCACTGTTTCGGTCATCTGGCAGTTCACGCAGATATGGAACGATTTCCTGTTCGGCGTCTCGTTCAGCGGAGCAGGCAGCCAACCCGTCACCGTCGCCCTGAACAATATCGTCAACTCCACCACCGGCGTCAAAGCCTACAATGTGGACATGGCAGCCGCGATCATCGCCGCTCTGCCCACGCTGTTCGTCTATGTCGTCGCCGGAAAATATTTTATCCGCGGTCTGACCGCCGGGTCCGTAAAAGGGTAA
- a CDS encoding carbohydrate ABC transporter permease has translation MEWLERNVPKLVLAPSFVAILVFVYGFIGWTAWVSLTKSKLMPRYEIDGISQYTRLFASPRWDVAMNNLFIFGALFILLSMVIGLVLAIFLDQKIRSEGVLRTIYLYPMALSLIVTGTAWKWILNPGLGIQEMVRGWGFTGFTFDWLIRPEMAIYTVVIAAIWQASGFVMALFLAGLRSVDTEIIRAAQVDGIPTHRIYSAIIIPTMAPIFLSAFIVLAHLAIKAFDLVIALTNGGPGYATDLPATYMYAMAFSRGDLGQAAASAMIMMMVIFAIVVPYLYSELRPRRDH, from the coding sequence ATGGAATGGCTTGAGCGCAACGTGCCCAAACTCGTCCTGGCACCGTCATTCGTCGCGATCCTGGTATTCGTCTATGGTTTTATTGGCTGGACAGCCTGGGTCAGCCTGACGAAATCCAAGCTGATGCCGCGTTACGAAATCGACGGGATCAGCCAATATACGCGACTATTCGCCTCGCCCCGATGGGATGTTGCGATGAACAACCTGTTCATCTTCGGGGCACTGTTCATCCTGCTGTCGATGGTGATCGGTCTGGTGCTGGCGATCTTCCTGGACCAGAAAATCCGATCCGAGGGGGTCCTGCGCACGATCTACCTCTACCCGATGGCACTATCCTTGATCGTGACGGGAACGGCGTGGAAATGGATTCTCAACCCCGGGCTGGGCATTCAGGAAATGGTTCGAGGCTGGGGCTTCACCGGCTTCACCTTCGACTGGCTGATCCGTCCCGAAATGGCGATCTACACGGTCGTCATAGCCGCCATCTGGCAAGCCTCTGGTTTCGTGATGGCGCTGTTCCTGGCCGGGCTGCGCTCGGTCGATACCGAGATCATCCGCGCCGCACAGGTGGACGGCATTCCGACTCACCGCATCTATTCGGCAATCATCATCCCGACCATGGCGCCAATCTTCCTGTCGGCCTTCATCGTGCTCGCCCATCTGGCCATCAAGGCCTTCGACCTGGTGATCGCCCTGACCAATGGCGGCCCCGGCTATGCGACAGACCTGCCCGCGACCTACATGTACGCGATGGCCTTCTCGCGCGGGGACCTGGGCCAGGCGGCGGCAAGCGCCATGATCATGATGATGGTGATCTTCGCGATCGTCGTTCCCTATCTCTACAGCGAATTGAGGCCACGCCGTGACCACTGA
- a CDS encoding NADPH-dependent FMN reductase, which yields MPVILGLSGSLRRASFNSGLLRAARDAAPEGVEIRIGSIAEVPLYDGDAEAAQGTPPSVAELNRQLAEADGLLLVTPEYNNGIPGVFKNAIDWMSRGDGGKNFKGKPVAVTGASPGNFGTAHSQSHWLPVLRTLGTRQWHEGRLLVSRAGDLFDQDGNLTDDKTRQKLADFVAGFAASL from the coding sequence ATGCCCGTCATCCTTGGCCTCAGCGGCAGCCTGCGCCGCGCCTCGTTCAATTCCGGCCTGCTTCGCGCCGCCCGCGATGCCGCGCCCGAAGGCGTCGAAATCCGCATCGGCTCGATTGCCGAAGTGCCCCTTTACGATGGCGATGCCGAGGCCGCGCAGGGCACACCGCCCTCGGTGGCCGAACTGAACCGGCAACTGGCCGAGGCCGATGGGCTGCTGCTGGTCACGCCCGAATACAACAACGGCATTCCCGGCGTCTTCAAGAATGCCATCGACTGGATGTCGCGCGGCGATGGCGGCAAGAATTTCAAGGGCAAGCCTGTCGCTGTCACCGGTGCCTCACCCGGCAATTTCGGCACCGCCCATTCTCAAAGCCACTGGCTGCCCGTGCTGCGCACCCTCGGCACGCGGCAATGGCACGAGGGGCGCCTGCTGGTCTCGCGCGCGGGCGATCTGTTCGATCAGGACGGCAACCTGACCGACGACAAGACCCGCCAGAAGCTCGCCGATTTCGTCGCCGGCTTCGCCGCCAGCCTGTAA
- a CDS encoding ring-cleaving dioxygenase: MQLTGIHHLTAITADAPGNNRFYTDTLGLRRVKKTVNQDDTSAYHLFFADGAGSPGTDITFFDWPVARESRGTHSISRTGLRVAEASLDYWAGRLRDRGVDVGEITTLDGRPSLDAEDPEGQRLRLVAAPEGNSVAWEKSPVPAEHQIRGLGPITISVPDLGPTEAVLTQVMNMRKSRDYPSPDGEGQVHVFEMGDGGAAAELHVAVQPGLPVARQGAGAVHHVAFRVPDKPALTEWTKRVAGFRVPNSGEVERYYFRSLYFREPGGNLFEIATDEPGFDVDEPRETMGEGLSLPPFLEPKRAQIEAGLKPLA, from the coding sequence ATGCAGCTGACAGGAATTCACCATCTGACCGCCATCACCGCCGATGCACCGGGAAACAACCGTTTCTATACCGATACGCTCGGCCTGCGGCGGGTCAAGAAAACCGTCAACCAGGACGATACATCCGCCTATCACCTGTTCTTCGCCGATGGCGCGGGCAGTCCGGGCACCGATATCACCTTCTTCGACTGGCCGGTGGCCCGCGAAAGCCGGGGCACGCATTCGATCAGCCGCACCGGGCTGCGCGTGGCCGAGGCCAGCCTCGACTACTGGGCCGGACGTTTGCGCGACCGGGGTGTCGATGTGGGCGAGATCACGACGCTGGATGGCCGCCCCAGCCTCGACGCCGAGGATCCCGAGGGCCAGCGCCTGCGCCTTGTCGCCGCGCCCGAGGGCAATTCCGTGGCATGGGAGAAAAGCCCCGTCCCGGCGGAACACCAGATCCGTGGCCTTGGTCCGATCACCATCTCTGTCCCCGATCTCGGCCCGACCGAGGCGGTGCTGACGCAGGTGATGAACATGCGCAAGAGCCGCGACTACCCCAGCCCCGATGGCGAGGGACAGGTCCATGTCTTCGAGATGGGCGATGGCGGCGCGGCGGCCGAACTGCATGTCGCGGTCCAGCCCGGCCTGCCGGTTGCGCGTCAGGGCGCGGGCGCCGTTCACCATGTCGCCTTCCGCGTGCCCGACAAGCCCGCGCTGACGGAATGGACCAAGCGCGTCGCGGGGTTCCGCGTTCCGAATTCGGGCGAGGTCGAGCGTTACTACTTCCGGTCGCTTTACTTCCGCGAGCCAGGTGGCAATCTGTTCGAGATCGCCACGGACGAACCCGGATTCGACGTGGACGAGCCGCGCGAAACCATGGGAGAAGGGCTGTCGCTGCCGCCTTTCCTCGAACCGAAACGCGCACAGATCGAGGCGGGGCTGAAACCCCTCGCCTGA